From Tachypleus tridentatus isolate NWPU-2018 chromosome 8, ASM421037v1, whole genome shotgun sequence, a single genomic window includes:
- the LOC143223202 gene encoding NADH dehydrogenase [ubiquinone] 1 alpha subcomplex subunit 7-like, translating to MAVAHRDISPLLQKIRNFLLGRELKLALRFSDEMSTRSPPLPKLPGGPSHKLYQNYYVNRDGRREVNPPVVLVENMRRKVIGSAERKDRSLHRLELGKVTPGKQAS from the exons ATGGCTGTAGCTCATCGTGATATATCTCCTCTTTTGCAAAAAATTCGTAACTTTCTCCTTGGG aggGAATTGAAGTTAGCCCTTCGTTTTAGTGATGAGATGTCAACaag ATCTCCACCTTTGCCTAAGCTACCTGGTGGACCCTCGCATAAGCTTTACCAGAACTATTATGTGAATAGGGATGGACGTAGAGAGGTTAATCCTCCTGTTGTTCTTGTTGAAAACATGCGTAGGAAAGTCATTGGCTCAGCAGAAAG AAAAGACCGTTCTCTTCACAGACTGGAACTTGGAAAAGTTACTCCTGGAAAACAAGCTTCATAG